In Acanthopagrus latus isolate v.2019 chromosome 16, fAcaLat1.1, whole genome shotgun sequence, one DNA window encodes the following:
- the zdhhc22 gene encoding palmitoyltransferase ZDHHC22: protein MFTRMLKLRLLNAVAPAYFFMATAVTFILHFCFFIPTIFPSPDTSLRGSTTLHTVVFLFLMFNALGNYIMTIKYPAESANETAVPVCSPHCSDKVDAHYLLNGRHFCKLCKKVILKRDHHCFFTGNCIGNKNMRYFIMFCIYTSCTCLYSLVLGVAFLTVEYSISFENPLTFLTLLPFSTGYFFMGTISGLQLFLVLMLYVWLGIGLVCAGFCCQQVLLVARGQTWCQMQRGQLVENRSPWKTNLKDVFGTRWILGLILPVQTVETCSDDTDAHKQD, encoded by the exons atgttCACCAGGATGTTAAAACTGCGGCTGCTCAATGCTGTGGCGCCCGCGTACTTCTTCATGGCTACAGCGGTCACCTTCATCCTGCACTTCTGCTTCTTCATCCCAACCATCTTCCCGAGCCCGGACACGTCGCTGAGGGGCTCCACGACTCTTCACACcgttgttttccttttcttgatGTTCAACGCGCTGGGGAATTACATAATGACTATTAAGTACCCCGCCGAGAGCGCCAACGAGACGGCGGTTCCGGTGTGTTCGCCGCACTGCTCGGACAAAGTGGACGCGCACTACCTCCTGAACGGCCGGCACTTCTGCAAACTGTGTAAGAAAGTCATCCTGAAGAGGGACCACCACTGCTTTTTCACCGGGAACTGCATTGGCAACAAAAACATGCGCTACTTCATCATGTTCTGCATCTACACGTCGTGCACCTGCTTGTACTCCTTGGTTCTCGGTGTGGCCTTTCTAACCGTGGAGTACTCCATCTCCTTTGAGAACCCGCTGAccttcctcaccctcctccccttctccaCTGGTTACTTCTTCATGG GAACCATCTCAGGCCTGCAGCTGTTCCTGGTGCTGATGCTGTACGTGTGGCTCGGTATCGGCCTGGTCTGTGCAGGTTTCTGTTGCCAGCAGGTGCTGCTGGTGGCCCGGGGACAGACCTGGTGTCAGATGCAGAGGGGGCAGCTTGTGGAGAACCGCAGCCCCTGGAAAACCAACCTCAAGGACGTTTTTGGCACCCGCTGGATCCTTGGCCTTATTCTGCCCGTGCAGACTGTGGAGACGTGCTCTGAcgacacagatgcacacaaacaggacTGA